The following DNA comes from Hordeum vulgare subsp. vulgare chromosome 3H, MorexV3_pseudomolecules_assembly, whole genome shotgun sequence.
GGACTCGGTGAAGAAGAGGGAGCGCCAGAATGACAGACACCGCATTCGCAACCATGCCCGCAAGGCCGAGATGCGCACCCGGATGAAGAAGGTATACAATGCCTAACGGCGGGCGTATCCCTTTCTCCATCCTTTAAGTTTTGCCACTAAATACTACAgtaaaatactccctctgtaaactaatatactatcgtttagatcactattttataCTGCGAGTTAACAGAGTTTAAGAATTTGTAAAACTTTTGTTGGTTTCTCCACTTGAAATACATTTTGGTGTTGCATTCTGTCATTCTGACATGCCTTATTGTCAATGTAGATGTATTTGGTATTAATATTAACCTACAAACGGATTAAATTTGATTATATAAGACGAGTGATTAATTGGATATTGCAAATGGATTTGTTATTTGAATATGGGACAAAAGTAACAAACCACTAAATTTAGTTTCCGTGGTATACTTCATCTGAATAATAGGTGTTCTTTGTTATTTCAGTAAATCAAATGCCATTTAAAATACTACTACCTCCGATCCAAATTAATTGTTGCATCTTTAGTACAACTTTATGTTACTAAAGCTGCAACAATTAATTTGGgtcggagggagtactagttatcggtataggatggtttcatctgTACAAAACACTCAATTTTTTAATGCAGCAATAAATCCCAGAAGTTTTCTTTTATACGAGACCAAATGCCATAAGGTTTTACTTTACTCTTTGATTAGGTTTTCAGAGCCCTTGAAAAGCTTCGGAAGAAAGCCGATGCCCAACCTGAAGAAATCATTGAAATAGAGAAAATGATCTCTGAGGCATACAAAGCCATCGACAAGACAGTGAAGGTTGGCGCCATGCACAGGAATACTGGAGATCATCGCAAGTCCAGGCttgcaaggaggaagaaggccatTGAGATAATTCGTGGTTGGTATGTTCCGAATGCTGAACCTGCTGCAGCTGCCTAGTTTCTGGGGGAGTTGTCATCGTAAATTGCAGCAGCTTTTCTTTCATCACATCTTGCCAATTTTGGACAGCATATGTTATTGAACGAACTCTATAGACTGCCAGTTCTTCCCCATGGCAAGTGTTCTGGTACTGGCTACTGTGTTTATGTGCTCTGCTATGCACTAGAAGCTCTGACACAATATTGGGCCATTGCTTGTCTTACATTCCTCTGTTGTAAAACTTCAAACCGAAATATACCTGCTGTATGGTGTATGCAGTTATCTTCAGCTAGAGATAATATGTTCAGTATGAATGCTTTCTCTCATTACCTTCTCCCACTGTGAAATGAATATGTATCTCtcacatctattttcttttgtacTCTAATGAGAAAATACGACCCTGGAAAAGACATACAGTATAATCCTTCCCGAGTCATGTATTGATGCAAGCTTGTTACTACAAAGCTTTGTATTAGATGGTTTCAGCATTTCCTTGGTTTGATGCCGTTTTTACATCTTTATCAATACTAGTAAGTATGCACGTGTAACACACGTCTCAAACATTGATCAACTAAGTTGACATGGTATAAAATTAAAATGATTCCTGAAAAATATATGTCAAATGAATGCAAAATATTATAGTAGGCGTAATACATGTCAAATTTTATGTGTATATGAAAGATAACCACTATTATTAGGAAAGCAATTAAATCCACTTCATTTGAAATGTATTTCAACAAAGTATTGTGATTTGACCAAGTATGCATGGAGTGCAATGATCCAAGTAACCattcatgcatagaaaaataatatttacTTATATGAACCTCCGACCCGTTATCGTTGCATCCATGCTTACTCAGGTCAACAttttcatagcaatcaacataattCTTTTTTTAGTCTAATATGTGAAAATGAAACATATATTTGAAATAAAATTATACATAGTTATATGGAACATGTATATAATTATTATTTTGCATGGTAATATGTGTCTCATTCATATCATAAAGATCAAAGTACAAGTCACATAAGGACCGACATGACAAAACTAAAAAGATAGCAGAACAACTCTGAGCTTGACACCAACGTCCATCACGTCTCTCTGGCACCACCAGAGCAGTCACCAAAGAAAAGAATGACGAATCACCTCCTCAACGGAGTTCGACATGACTTCATCACTGATATGCAGCTTTGCGAACCTCCAAATTGGCTCACCAAAAGTGAAACCCCTACCATTGAACGAATCAAATCGGGGTAACACCCCGGACATGCCATCGAACTCCAGATCTGGCACCTCATCACGTCTAAGACGTCGAAGGAGGAAACCATATATGCCATCCACGAACCATGAACCCAGCACACGTTACGTCTTTGAGATGTCATCGATGCAGACTACAATATGCATCCGCTTCTAGACTACCTCCCAAGCTCCACGCCATGGTGGAGCAAACACCGTCGCAACAGCGAAGCCCGAGCATATAGGTCCACCACAAGGATGCCACCATCGACACGTCATCTTTGCTTGAACAGACTGATTTTCAAATCCATCCCCAACCATAGGACCGATGGCCTCGCTAGAGAAGGATCGGAAGAATCTTTATTCGGCGCTCCGTCATGGCCGCCGAAGCGAAGACGATGAACAATCTTTATTCAGTTTCATGCAAAGCACATAAACTCTGTGCTATAGGCCATTGTATTTATTTTTTACTTGGTATATTAAGAAATAGGAGCACAATTGTAGTCATGCTTTTTTTACTCTTGTATTTCTAAAAAAATATATAGTATATATGAGATATCGGGTATCCATTGCTAGCTAACTATACAACACTAACATATGTGAAGAAAATCAAGCCATCATGATCCAATTGACATGTTAAAACTTGCATCAAAATTCAAACAGACAAATATCATTTTGAAAATGAACATCCTAAAATCCAGACAATACATTGATCCAATGGATAATCAAACACACATAATCACTCACTTCTATTATTAATGAGTAAAGATAACAAGAAACTCATGTGCACACTCCCCAGACATAACGAAACTGGTGCAAAAAAGGCACTATACAAGGCATATATATACCAATATTGTATTACCCGATCATAACAATAGCGCAATCAGTCttggtttgatgtgcttggtcagaAGTACAGAGTGGGACTGGAGGACGATGCAACATCCAGGGCAGTGGCTGGTTCATCTGCTCAGGCAGAAGGTGCACATCACATAGTTGTCTGATGATATCAAGGCTAAAAATATTGAAGGAAGTGATACACATACAACATAGATTACTAAGAGATGTTAACTGAACCAAATAGGGAACAAAAAGAGATTCTTATCCTAACcagcatgctattatcatgtcttaTATGAAAAGTTTCAAATGTGTGAATCATTCTCAGCTAAATCAACCCAGGTACCATATAAAAATAGTGACCCTCACAAAATCAGTAACCATTGCATGTAGAGAACTTCTAATATAGCAATGTAGGAAAACTAACTCACAAATTGCTAATTATAATGCTACCGAATATCAGGAAACAAGACAAACAACAAAAAATGATTCCATCAATAGCCTCTTCTCCTTGTCAGTCGTATATAATATAGCTGAAGGAGAAGAATATTGATACCTTGTCAGTCGTATAAAACATAGATAATTACTAAAGCTTCTCAAGTAAGGATCAAAGGTCAATGCATGTATTGACTAATATAAAATGCACATATCCAAAGCAAAACATTAGAGTCTGACTTTAAGAAATAAGATATCTCACAAAATAATTAACAGTGAAGGCAAAATATAAAAGAGATAGTTAAGACCCAAATTTGTCAAGCTGGCAGTTGTGTCTCTGACCATTATGAAGAGGACACCTTTGTCCCCTATGAAGAAATAAGTCAGACCTACATATATATGTCCAATTTGCATATATATCTagagaaaaacaaacaaaatgaaaGACTGTACTTCTGAAATCATCATGTTGCAAAAAGAATAGTACAATCTAATAGTAGATGGTAACATATAGATGAAATTTTAGTACCTCTTATCTCATTTCCTTGCTGACGCCTTTGCCATTTCAAAAATCTTCCTCCAGCCTTCCATTTGACCGTACTACTAAAATCATCATGatgcaaagagaaacaccaagttCAGCAAGCCAAACGTTCATTTCTTCTATATATTACCAAACTATAAGTTTGTAAGTTAGGTCCCAAAAGTTTAGTTAGCCAAAAGTTTATTCCAATTCAGTTTTTTGTTGGAGATTCTATGTCGCTTGGGCGCAAGTCCAGCAATGGATTTGCATTGTCCATCCTATAATACTGACTATATGTACATCAAGTAGTTCATGTCTTGCTACCTTGTAATTTGCATCTATTAAGTAGGATTGGTTCTTGCTTTTATCTAAAAATTAATGCATATGTCGTAATGTAATATGAAATTCACTCAGATTAGCTGATGTTTCTTTCTTCAACCTTCTCCCACATATTACAATTGGGAATGCAAATGACTCCTTGGAAATTGGATGAATAGAAAAATGTAGATTAAAGATAGGGAGTGTTAGTATATTACCGTGGGTATCTCACGAACAGCTTGTTGGCCTGGGCTGGACTTCGTCCTTTGCTTGGGCAGACATGACGGATGCATATGGAGTGGAGCAGGGCGGGGCGTGGTCAGATCGCGCCATGGTTCCATGTCCGCGTCACTGTTAAGACATGCAGCAACTCACGCCGGCGACGCTCCTGCGCAACGCAGCCCGTGCCTCAGCGCCGCTGCACCAAGAGCTCGCCGCGCGCCCTCGCCAAACGCCTTGCCAATAGGAACCAGGTGCCCCATCGTCGCCCTACTTGGGGCTGTCCCTAGCTTTTCCCCGAGACTCCCTCCAACGACAGCGAGGCAGGAAGAGGCAGGGGAGGGAAGGAATGGCGGCTAGGGTTCTCCCCCGAGACGTATGGAGGCAACGTGATGGTTGTGATTTGGAAAGCCCTTTTGCGTTGACGAAGCGTTGTACGCGGATGCGCGTGGAATATTTCTCTGCGGGTGGAGTGCGTTCAGTCCTACTAAATTCCTAATTGCACACATAGCTCGGGATTAAATTAATTGTAACCATTAGATATTATTTAGAGGGGCTAATCTGACGATGGAAGTTAGGTTGGGTACATCTATCGGGTGGTTTTAAGAAAGTTTTAGTTTGCttgtttaatagtagtatagatAACCCTAGTGGAACTGTTTTAGGCATGGATTGTTCCTACTTGGTTCTCCTTTATTTTAAACATTAGCCCTAGATTGATTATAACAGATTGACATTTTTCATAACTTCAGCCACCTTAGACTTATTTATACTGTTATACGTAATGCCAGCACATCCACGTTGAAAAAGTATTGGCGGTAGTAGCAGTCCTCACCCTGGTACTAGTAGACAATGCTAACAGTAACGATTATAATACACAAATCATATCACAGGATATTTCATTGTCTTATAAAGGTTGAAGTTGATGGTGAGTTTACATGTGGGACCATACAAATAAACAAATGCACTACCCACATGTGGGATTAGCAACCTTTCAGAGACATCTttcatctttcatatacttataaaGGTTGAAGTTGGTGGTGAGTTCACATGTGGGACTATACAAATAAACAAATGCACTACCCACATGTGGGACTAGCAACCTTTCAGAGACATAAATAAACAAATGTTACTTTTACTAGGTGTGAAACCTATTTCAAATAAACAAATACACTTCTATCCTAATGTGAGAATGAAATTCTTTAAAAACCACAAATTATAAATGCAAGTATGCCTTCAATTCAAAATCATAGTCTTGATTTTAGTTTCTCTTCCCAACCAATTCTTTCGGTTCGATGTCATAGCAGAAGTGGGCAAACAAATTACAATTCAATGCGGCGATAGTTGTTGTCCTCCTATCTAATCTTTGATCTTGTGCATTTAACTTACTCATGTCAATTCTCCTATGTTCCAAATTCAAAATCTATCTCACTATAAatcttgtgaaggacctaccatggtCGCTCGAGACTTGTTAGTGACTACAACATGATCTTTTGTTATGTTCATATTCTCTTTTTAATCGTGAACCTTGCAACAACCGCAAGACACCACCATTTTATGATAATCTCCTAAGCCGGTGGTAATTCCTTGTTTGTTATGGCTTCGTAGCAACGCACGGGAATTGCGCTAGTCTCTATGATATCCTACTTATAAAGGTTGGAGTTGGTGGTGAGTTCATATGTGGGACCATACAAATAAACAAATGCACTACCCACATGTGGGACTAGCAACCTTCGAGAGACGTAAATAAACAAATGTTACTTTTAGTAGGTGTGAAACCTATTTCAAATAAACAAATACACTTCTATTCTAATGTGAAAATAAAATTATTAAAAAACCACAAATTATATTTGCAAGTATGCCTCCAATTCAAAATCATAGTCTTGATTTTAGTTTCTCTTCCCAACCAATTCTTCCGGTTCCATGTCATAGCAAATGTGGGCAAACAAATTACAATTCAATGCGGCGATAGATGTTGTGATCCTATCTAATCTTTGATCTTGTGCATTTAACTTACTCATGTCAATTCTCCTATGTTCCAAATTCAAAATCTATCTCACTATAAATCTTGTGTAGGACCTACTATGGTCACTTGTTAGTGACTACAACATGATGTTTTGTTATGTTCATGTTCTCTTTTTAATCGTGAACCTTGCAACAACCGCAAGACACCATCATTTTATGATAATCTCCTAAGCCAGTGGTAATTCCTTGTTTGTTATGGCTTtgtagcaacgcacgggcatagtGCTAGTCACTATGATAAATCAAAGATGCTTACCTCGAGAGTGTTCACTAAGATCTTGCGATGATTTATTTGAGGGATTGGTAGATTGCAAAGCTGTACTTGAAAAGATTTACATGCTTGCGGGGTCTGAATAGTACCCAAGCCTGTTGTAAGAGCACAATTtctcctaagtaattttggtggttgatgacgataccctttgcggactaatcgtgcgCGATATGCTTTTAGAGAATTATCAGGTGG
Coding sequences within:
- the LOC123444104 gene encoding 30S ribosomal protein S20, chloroplastic; this translates as MATATSPLLSLSSLSASLPSPSRAPASLSLRALAPQARLSTSYAAFPIGGFGASASTGRLRRRGLQVVCAAEPPKTGRQPDSVKKRERQNDRHRIRNHARKAEMRTRMKKVFRALEKLRKKADAQPEEIIEIEKMISEAYKAIDKTVKVGAMHRNTGDHRKSRLARRKKAIEIIRGWYVPNAEPAAAA